The Burkholderiales bacterium genome includes a window with the following:
- a CDS encoding DUF4160 domain-containing protein — MSPTVFRAEGFRFYFFSREEPRMHVHVQGEKGEAKFWLEPQIELARNYGLSDPEVNRALRLIREKEDDVRRAWNEHFGS; from the coding sequence GTGAGCCCTACCGTATTTCGCGCTGAAGGCTTTCGCTTCTATTTTTTCTCGCGCGAGGAGCCCCGGATGCACGTCCATGTCCAGGGCGAGAAGGGCGAAGCCAAATTTTGGCTTGAGCCGCAGATCGAATTGGCGCGAAACTACGGATTGAGTGACCCGGAGGTTAACCGCGCCCTCCGGTTGATTCGGGAGAAGGAAGATGACGTCCGTCGCGCCTGGAACGAGCACTTCGGAAGTTGA
- a CDS encoding DUF2442 domain-containing protein — translation MTSVAPGTSTSEVEVTNVSKHGFWLLIRDEEVFVPFTEFPWFKDASIAQLLNVQFPSPHHLYWPDLDVDLAVESLFHPERFPLVSRARV, via the coding sequence ATGACGTCCGTCGCGCCTGGAACGAGCACTTCGGAAGTTGAAGTGACAAACGTCTCGAAGCACGGCTTCTGGCTGCTGATTCGGGACGAGGAGGTTTTCGTTCCGTTCACCGAGTTTCCTTGGTTCAAGGACGCCTCGATTGCTCAGTTGCTGAACGTACAGTTCCCGTCGCCGCATCATCTCTACTGGCCCGATCTGGACGTGGATCTTGCGGTCGAATCGCTGTTCCACCCCGAGCGCTTTCCTCTCGTTAGCCGAGCCCGGGTCTAA
- a CDS encoding transposase yields MATGGLQRVSRKGRPNHPLEFKRRLAQAACLPGISVAKLAQEHRINVNMLFKWRRQYRAGKFGAIDQEVAVVVSTPPPAAPFQLLPVIESVAPVLANAGDRHARPEDGIEVMFPVATIRVGRAADPALLRTVLDCLARRR; encoded by the coding sequence ATGGCGACAGGGGGGTTGCAGCGGGTATCGCGGAAGGGACGGCCGAACCATCCGCTGGAGTTCAAGCGGCGGTTGGCGCAGGCGGCGTGCCTGCCAGGGATCTCGGTGGCGAAGCTGGCGCAGGAGCACCGGATTAACGTCAACATGCTGTTCAAATGGCGCCGCCAGTACCGAGCGGGGAAGTTCGGCGCGATCGATCAGGAAGTCGCGGTGGTGGTATCAACGCCACCGCCGGCGGCGCCGTTCCAGTTGCTCCCGGTGATCGAATCGGTGGCGCCGGTGCTCGCGAATGCCGGCGATCGGCATGCACGTCCGGAGGACGGCATCGAAGTGATGTTTCCGGTGGCAACGATACGCGTCGGCCGTGCCGCTGATCCGGCGCTGCTGCGGACGGTACTGGACTGCCTGGCGAGACGACGTTGA
- the tnpB gene encoding IS66 family insertion sequence element accessory protein TnpB, with protein MIGLPLGTRVWIGAGVTDMRKGMDGLAALVQMALGEKPFSGDVFVFRGKRGDLIKLLWWSGDGMNLYAKRLERGRFVWPQATSGVVHLSAAQLSMLLEGIDWRRPARTWQPNVAA; from the coding sequence TTGATCGGACTGCCGTTGGGGACGCGGGTGTGGATCGGCGCCGGCGTCACCGACATGCGCAAGGGCATGGACGGGCTGGCGGCCTTGGTGCAGATGGCCCTCGGCGAGAAGCCGTTCTCGGGTGACGTGTTCGTGTTCCGTGGCAAGCGGGGCGATCTGATCAAGTTGCTGTGGTGGAGCGGCGACGGCATGAATTTGTACGCGAAGCGTCTGGAGCGTGGCCGGTTCGTGTGGCCGCAGGCGACCAGCGGTGTCGTGCATCTGTCTGCCGCGCAGCTGTCGATGCTGCTCGAAGGCATCGATTGGCGCCGTCCGGCACGCACCTGGCAACCGAACGTCGCGGCGTAA
- a CDS encoding IS66 family transposase: MALAIDQLPDDVATLKRLLVERDAEVARRLTELEAQRAEMLTARLLIEKLKLQIARLRRIQFGRRSEQHDARVEQLELIVEELETGLAASSAATEPSTPPSPRTQPVRKPLPSTLPRETVVHASACTCPDCGGTLKQIGEDVAEQLEFIPEHFKVIRHVRPKFACGKCSTIVQAAAPSRPIDKGIAGPGLLAHVAISKYLDHLPLYRQSEIYARQGVDLERSTLADWIAGITRLVTPLAELVGRHVIAATKIHADDTPVPVLDPGRGKTKTGRLWVYVRDDRPAASTDPPAAYYRYTPTREGAHPRAHLRDFRGTLQADGYSGFDGLYVEGRVREAACWAHARRKFYDLQVATRSPLAEEALTRIQKIYAIEERVRGKPPEVRREARQTDAVPLLKDLRQWLVDTRSKVSAKSEFAAAINYALNRWEALTRYCGDGAIEIDNNAAERALRGPVLSRKNFLFAGSDSGGERAAVLYTLLQTAKLNGLDPEAYLRFVLGCIAEHPSNRLAELLPWNYAQTQAADERLAA, from the coding sequence ATGGCGCTCGCAATCGATCAACTTCCCGATGACGTTGCGACGCTCAAGCGCCTGCTGGTCGAACGCGACGCCGAGGTCGCACGACGTTTGACCGAGCTGGAAGCGCAGCGCGCGGAGATGCTGACGGCGCGGCTGCTGATCGAGAAACTGAAGCTGCAGATTGCGCGCCTGCGTCGAATCCAGTTTGGCCGCCGCTCCGAGCAGCACGACGCGCGCGTTGAGCAACTGGAGTTGATCGTCGAGGAATTGGAAACTGGCTTGGCGGCCAGCTCGGCGGCAACCGAGCCCTCGACCCCGCCGTCGCCGCGCACGCAGCCCGTGCGCAAGCCGCTGCCGTCGACGTTGCCGCGCGAGACGGTGGTTCATGCGTCGGCCTGCACTTGCCCTGACTGCGGCGGCACGCTCAAGCAGATCGGAGAGGATGTCGCCGAGCAGCTCGAGTTCATTCCCGAGCACTTCAAGGTCATCCGCCACGTCCGGCCGAAGTTTGCCTGCGGCAAGTGCTCGACCATCGTCCAGGCCGCGGCACCGTCGCGTCCCATCGACAAGGGGATCGCCGGTCCGGGGCTGCTGGCGCACGTCGCCATCTCGAAGTACCTCGATCACCTGCCGTTGTACCGACAGTCCGAGATCTACGCCCGGCAAGGCGTCGACCTGGAACGCTCCACGCTCGCCGACTGGATCGCCGGCATTACCCGCCTGGTGACGCCGCTGGCCGAACTGGTCGGTCGCCACGTGATCGCGGCGACGAAGATCCACGCCGACGACACGCCGGTGCCGGTGCTCGATCCCGGACGAGGCAAGACCAAGACCGGTCGACTATGGGTTTATGTGCGAGACGATCGTCCTGCCGCGAGCACCGACCCGCCGGCCGCATACTATCGTTACACGCCGACCCGGGAGGGAGCGCACCCGCGGGCGCACCTGAGGGACTTCCGCGGCACGCTGCAGGCTGACGGCTACAGCGGCTTCGACGGGCTGTACGTCGAGGGCCGGGTGCGCGAAGCCGCGTGCTGGGCGCATGCGCGGCGCAAGTTCTACGACCTGCAGGTGGCGACCCGCTCGCCGCTGGCCGAGGAGGCGCTGACGCGCATCCAGAAGATCTACGCCATCGAAGAGCGAGTCCGAGGCAAGCCGCCCGAGGTGCGGCGGGAGGCCCGTCAGACGGACGCCGTGCCGTTGCTGAAGGACCTGCGGCAATGGCTGGTCGATACGCGGTCCAAGGTATCGGCGAAGTCGGAGTTCGCCGCGGCGATCAACTATGCCCTGAACCGGTGGGAGGCGCTGACCCGTTACTGTGGCGACGGCGCCATCGAGATCGACAACAACGCCGCGGAACGGGCGTTGCGTGGGCCGGTGCTATCGCGTAAGAACTTCCTGTTCGCGGGTTCCGACTCCGGTGGCGAGCGTGCCGCGGTGCTCTATACCCTGCTGCAGACGGCCAAGCTGAACGGGCTCGATCCAGAGGCGTACCTGCGCTTCGTGCTGGGGTGCATCGCTGAGCACCCGAGCAACCGGCTCGCCGAGTTGCTGCCGTGGAACTACGCCCAGACGCAGGCGGCCGATGAGCGGCTCGCGGCGTAA
- a CDS encoding TraM recognition domain-containing protein — MPGEVKPRRIAIHADEFNELIGDEFIPLLNKAGGAGFQVTAYTQTWSDVEARIGSPAKAGQIAGNFNTLIMLRVKEVATAELLTSQLPEVHVVSTVVSSSVSDTNDPIDFADFASRNEDRIAPETVRMLEPTDLVQLPKGEAFALIHGGQLHKIRMPLPSAASDPLMPMSLAAIGKTLRARIDGPWNQPEIGFEAE; from the coding sequence CTGCCAGGCGAGGTGAAGCCGCGGCGGATCGCGATCCACGCCGACGAGTTCAACGAGCTGATCGGCGACGAGTTCATCCCGCTGCTCAACAAGGCGGGCGGAGCGGGGTTTCAGGTGACGGCCTACACGCAGACCTGGTCGGACGTGGAAGCCCGCATTGGTTCGCCCGCCAAGGCCGGGCAGATCGCCGGCAACTTCAACACGCTGATCATGCTGCGGGTGAAGGAGGTGGCCACGGCCGAGCTGCTGACCAGCCAGCTGCCCGAGGTACACGTCGTCTCGACCGTCGTGTCGTCGTCGGTCTCCGACACCAACGATCCGATCGACTTCGCGGACTTCGCCAGCCGCAACGAGGACCGCATCGCGCCGGAGACGGTTCGGATGCTGGAGCCGACCGATCTCGTGCAGCTGCCCAAGGGCGAGGCCTTCGCGCTGATCCACGGGGGCCAGCTGCACAAGATCCGCATGCCGCTGCCCTCGGCAGCGAGCGATCCGCTGATGCCAATGAGCCTGGCGGCGATCGGGAAGACGCTGAGAGCGCGGATCGACGGACCGTGGAATCAGCCGGAAATTGGCTTCGAGGCGGAGTAG
- a CDS encoding DUF4400 domain-containing protein: MSSRNAAFHDGALAGVLLSPLKLLFSLALGLAALLLCAWILDWTFVFKVWPQGIERLRDLLAHDLEHGVALAARQGTGAGAITAPANALYSFVFEATGIHDMGTQFANGAALSIPDTVMRRSYVSHRESIEAAMVGTQLLGVRAAILARFAPLLLLLYVVGAADGFTQRAIRRACGGRESAGLYHRAKYLQVAVLGLGGVGLLLWPGPVNWELCVPLGAVLLGGLARVQWAYYKKHM, from the coding sequence GTGTCGTCTAGGAACGCGGCGTTTCACGACGGGGCGCTGGCGGGCGTGCTGCTGAGTCCGCTGAAGCTGCTCTTCTCGCTGGCGCTGGGTTTGGCTGCGCTCCTGCTGTGCGCCTGGATTCTCGACTGGACGTTCGTGTTCAAGGTCTGGCCGCAGGGGATCGAGCGCCTGCGTGATCTGCTCGCGCACGACCTCGAGCACGGCGTTGCCCTTGCCGCCCGACAGGGTACCGGCGCCGGCGCCATCACCGCGCCGGCCAACGCGCTTTATTCGTTCGTGTTCGAAGCCACCGGCATCCACGACATGGGCACGCAGTTCGCCAACGGGGCGGCTCTGTCGATCCCGGACACGGTCATGCGGCGCAGCTACGTGTCGCACCGGGAGAGCATCGAGGCGGCGATGGTCGGAACCCAGCTGCTCGGGGTGCGCGCGGCGATCCTGGCGCGGTTCGCGCCGCTGCTCCTGCTCCTCTACGTCGTCGGCGCCGCCGACGGTTTCACCCAGCGAGCGATCCGCCGAGCTTGCGGGGGGCGCGAGTCGGCCGGCCTATACCACCGGGCCAAGTACCTGCAGGTGGCGGTGCTGGGACTGGGCGGCGTCGGCCTGCTGCTCTGGCCCGGGCCGGTGAATTGGGAGCTGTGCGTGCCGCTCGGCGCGGTCCTCTTGGGCGGGCTGGCCCGCGTGCAGTGGGCGTACTACAAGAAGCACATGTAG
- a CDS encoding DUF1353 domain-containing protein: MRQLSIWLILLAPLLAVAADMNYGRFTGSVKTEWLRGSATERRMRLLEDFAYVDPKGKTWLAPKGSVTDGASIPRGLWTIVGAPFEGQYREAAVIHDVYCETKTERHQDVHRIFYYASRAAGVSEFYAKVLYGGVVAGGPKWSKGSSNCFVGCHAAITVPSQVETVPKFTEDDAKRLASWIEAENPSLEEIDAFVALNFRPNKAAHP, from the coding sequence ATGCGCCAACTCTCGATCTGGCTAATCTTGCTAGCTCCGCTTCTTGCCGTGGCTGCTGACATGAACTACGGCCGATTCACCGGCTCTGTAAAGACAGAGTGGCTTCGCGGCAGCGCCACCGAGCGCCGGATGCGTCTGCTAGAAGACTTCGCATACGTGGATCCGAAGGGTAAAACCTGGCTTGCGCCTAAGGGATCCGTGACGGACGGTGCGTCAATTCCCCGCGGACTTTGGACTATTGTCGGAGCACCATTTGAAGGTCAGTACCGCGAGGCTGCGGTCATTCATGACGTCTACTGTGAGACCAAGACGGAACGACACCAAGACGTGCATCGCATCTTCTACTATGCGAGCAGGGCTGCCGGCGTGTCGGAGTTCTACGCGAAAGTGCTCTACGGTGGCGTTGTCGCGGGCGGCCCTAAGTGGAGCAAGGGCTCATCGAACTGCTTTGTTGGTTGTCATGCAGCTATTACGGTGCCATCGCAGGTAGAGACTGTTCCGAAATTCACAGAAGACGACGCCAAGCGACTTGCCTCTTGGATAGAAGCCGAAAACCCTTCGCTTGAGGAAATTGATGCCTTCGTTGCCCTAAACTTCCGCCCGAACAAAGCCGCCCACCCATGA
- a CDS encoding RelA/SpoT domain-containing protein — translation MSFVTPRFSRSQVSRAGEILARPEGATADDQQWAADVLANWRACHGYPINTFQATLRHKLKDGYGDTIVAQRLKRAPSIILKLQRFDGMQLARMQDIGGLRAVLSSVARVRRLEKDYRNTKFDHELANSKDYINKPKEDGYRGIHLIYRYKNKRAPEYDGLSLELQIRTRRQHAWATAVETMGTFLGQALKSGRGDREWREFFAKASAALAILESSKPVPGFEDRARGAVFRDVADTEARLGVLQRLQGFAIAADRITTERGQGAYHLIVLDSDRRTVTIRPYPVASLAQATIDYAAVEERTRAGERVEAVLVAAGPVAALRRAYPNYFLDTQAFVTEMHAVITEANAAPANNRLQRTAPRRRR, via the coding sequence ATGTCATTCGTCACGCCACGGTTCTCAAGGAGTCAGGTTTCCCGTGCCGGCGAGATACTTGCGCGTCCTGAAGGAGCGACTGCCGACGATCAGCAATGGGCTGCCGACGTCCTTGCCAACTGGCGCGCCTGCCATGGCTATCCGATCAACACGTTCCAAGCGACCCTACGACACAAGCTCAAGGATGGATACGGCGACACGATTGTCGCTCAACGCCTCAAGCGAGCCCCTTCAATCATCCTGAAGCTTCAGCGCTTCGACGGAATGCAGCTTGCGCGTATGCAGGACATTGGCGGTCTGCGGGCGGTGTTGAGTTCCGTCGCCAGAGTTCGACGACTCGAGAAGGACTATCGGAACACCAAGTTCGACCATGAGTTGGCGAATTCGAAGGACTACATCAATAAGCCGAAAGAGGACGGCTATCGCGGCATTCACCTCATATATCGCTATAAGAATAAGCGAGCTCCCGAATATGACGGTCTGTCTCTAGAGCTGCAGATACGCACGCGCCGCCAACACGCCTGGGCGACTGCTGTCGAGACCATGGGCACGTTTCTTGGCCAGGCACTCAAGTCCGGGCGAGGCGACCGGGAGTGGCGCGAGTTCTTCGCCAAAGCAAGCGCTGCACTCGCGATACTCGAGAGTTCCAAGCCTGTGCCAGGATTCGAAGACCGCGCTCGAGGCGCCGTGTTCCGCGATGTCGCTGACACGGAGGCGCGCCTCGGTGTACTCCAGCGACTACAGGGGTTCGCAATTGCGGCCGACCGAATCACGACCGAGCGTGGTCAAGGCGCGTATCATCTCATAGTGCTGGACTCTGACCGACGCACCGTAACGATTCGCCCGTACCCCGTTGCTAGCCTTGCACAGGCCACTATCGACTACGCCGCTGTCGAGGAGCGAACAAGGGCTGGCGAGCGCGTCGAGGCCGTGCTCGTAGCTGCTGGTCCGGTGGCAGCCTTGAGAAGGGCCTATCCGAATTACTTCTTGGATACACAAGCGTTCGTAACGGAAATGCACGCGGTTATCACGGAGGCGAACGCAGCGCCGGCTAACAACCGGTTGCAGCGGACGGCGCCCAGGCGCCGCCGCTGA
- a CDS encoding DUF433 domain-containing protein, producing the protein MIDWSSCSAVERDVDRVSGAWVFRGTRVPVSALFENLEDGVSASQFVELFPGVSLDQVRAVLEHAARSALAPV; encoded by the coding sequence ATGATCGATTGGTCCTCCTGCTCGGCCGTCGAGCGCGATGTTGATCGCGTTAGCGGGGCGTGGGTGTTTCGTGGTACGCGCGTGCCCGTATCGGCCCTGTTCGAGAATCTCGAGGACGGTGTGTCGGCCAGCCAGTTTGTTGAGCTCTTTCCAGGCGTATCGCTAGATCAGGTACGGGCGGTCCTCGAGCACGCCGCGCGTAGTGCACTCGCTCCGGTCTGA
- a CDS encoding CopG family transcriptional regulator produces the protein MRTMEDAKRATVYFDAAVHQALRLKAAATDRSISDMVNDAVKVALAEDAEDLASFDQRKSERGVSFETLVRDLRKRGRI, from the coding sequence ATGCGCACGATGGAAGACGCCAAACGCGCCACCGTGTATTTCGACGCAGCGGTCCACCAAGCGCTGCGCCTCAAGGCCGCCGCAACTGATCGGTCGATTTCCGACATGGTCAACGATGCCGTGAAGGTCGCACTGGCGGAAGACGCCGAGGATCTTGCGTCGTTTGATCAACGCAAGTCCGAGCGCGGCGTTTCCTTCGAGACGCTGGTTCGCGACCTGAGGAAACGTGGCCGAATATAG
- a CDS encoding type II toxin-antitoxin system RelE/ParE family toxin — protein MAEYRLLIKPSAAKEIEAVGSKRDRQRIVGRIRSLANEPKPPGSEKLAGPAALFRVRQGDYRVIYWVDDAHRTVEVIKVGHRREVYRSAP, from the coding sequence GTGGCCGAATATAGGCTGCTGATCAAGCCGTCGGCCGCAAAGGAGATCGAGGCGGTCGGAAGCAAGCGTGACCGTCAACGGATCGTGGGTCGGATACGATCGTTGGCGAACGAGCCCAAACCCCCGGGCAGTGAAAAGCTCGCAGGTCCGGCAGCCCTCTTTCGTGTTCGCCAAGGCGATTATCGCGTCATCTATTGGGTCGATGACGCGCATCGGACCGTCGAGGTCATCAAGGTGGGGCATCGCCGTGAGGTCTATCGCAGCGCCCCCTAA
- a CDS encoding HNH endonuclease, translated as MLAELRRVADELGLTSFTVRQYNAHGRIHSTSIVRTFGSWHAAIVRANLVPGRGSKRYSDEEFFENILAVWTHHGRQPRYREMDREPSRITSGAYARKFEGWRRALSAFVERVNADRQLDSILPSPPKPDAALDPEMTTKRPRRTISLGLRYDVLRRDRFKCVLCGASPAVTPTCQLHVDHIIAFVRGGVTEEGNLRTLCSHCNVGKGDKLEESAV; from the coding sequence ATGCTTGCCGAACTTCGTAGGGTAGCGGACGAGCTTGGTTTGACCTCGTTCACCGTTCGACAATACAACGCTCATGGTCGGATCCATTCCACCTCAATCGTGCGGACGTTTGGGTCATGGCATGCCGCTATAGTTCGTGCGAACTTGGTACCCGGACGTGGTTCTAAGCGTTACTCCGATGAGGAGTTTTTTGAGAACATCCTGGCGGTATGGACGCACCACGGTCGGCAACCGAGGTATAGAGAAATGGATCGGGAGCCCTCCCGAATCACATCGGGGGCTTATGCGCGCAAGTTCGAAGGTTGGCGTCGGGCGCTCAGTGCGTTTGTTGAACGCGTCAACGCCGATCGACAGCTTGACTCAATCTTGCCGTCACCCCCAAAGCCAGATGCAGCACTGGACCCGGAGATGACCACAAAAAGACCTCGTCGCACAATTTCCCTGGGCTTGCGTTACGACGTCCTGCGCCGAGATCGTTTCAAGTGTGTTCTCTGCGGTGCGAGTCCGGCCGTAACACCAACGTGCCAACTCCACGTCGATCACATCATCGCTTTTGTGCGCGGCGGAGTGACCGAGGAGGGCAATCTCCGAACGTTGTGCTCGCACTGCAATGTCGGAAAGGGGGACAAGTTGGAGGAATCCGCCGTCTAA
- a CDS encoding type II toxin-antitoxin system HicB family antitoxin gives MNLDIESEREADGRWLAEVPQLPGVLAYGATRDEAVARVQVLALRVLAERLEHSESQPGSISISVAAA, from the coding sequence GTGAATCTCGACATCGAGAGTGAGCGCGAGGCCGATGGCCGGTGGCTTGCGGAGGTACCGCAGTTGCCTGGCGTTTTGGCCTACGGAGCCACTCGGGACGAGGCCGTGGCTCGCGTCCAGGTGCTTGCGCTGCGGGTCCTCGCCGAGCGCCTGGAGCACTCCGAGAGCCAACCCGGTTCAATCTCGATTTCGGTGGCCGCTGCTTGA
- a CDS encoding type II toxin-antitoxin system HicA family toxin, translated as MSHWPSTKARRVLAALLGLGWVVKRQSGSHRTLSRAGWPDFVFAFHDGEEIGPKMLARIAKHTGLSALHSAHRRTQLE; from the coding sequence TTGAGTCATTGGCCTTCGACCAAAGCGCGTCGCGTACTGGCGGCGTTGCTTGGGTTGGGGTGGGTCGTCAAGCGACAGTCCGGGTCGCATCGGACGTTGAGCCGCGCGGGATGGCCAGACTTCGTCTTCGCCTTCCACGATGGCGAAGAGATCGGTCCAAAGATGCTTGCGCGCATTGCGAAGCACACTGGGCTTTCTGCCTTACATTCCGCACATCGGCGGACGCAATTGGAGTGA
- a CDS encoding DUF4277 domain-containing protein, translated as MKKPQAYPPERFALNSERLGPLPLVNHFLERMGLPALLEKFVPTADRRRAVSHAQALGVLLRSILVEREPVYRQQETVHGFAPGCFGIDAAQMARLTDDRIGRSLDRLFDADRAALLTAVVVAVGQRFGVTFERLHNDSTSIAFCGQYRAATGRELRGCTAPAIAFGFSKDHRPDLRQLLFILTVTAEGVPASFRCADGNTSDSVTHVQTWEALRAVAGRRLPATSPIPTPAVLLRGHASHRCRGRAFRYRDATRSRQEDARFRQWIQTHDPAWEQVWIGRILGTVTDHGTAGTSTANRCPRWRSGRSPGVARCSGAAPACPTRPPARRGQRSARTVAPAPDRNPRAGLRVLPRSISAWPRSSSSTGSPATSRSNAWCASAAQPSRSAVVVPGLTPRTARSPAGASTSNGRSTPPPWPTTRRAMACIRCSATTGPPSPRPCSSPTGPAHHREAFRAGEDRARDRPDLPQERRAHRGPCSRCTSWPCSCGAHRA; from the coding sequence TTGAAGAAACCACAAGCCTACCCGCCCGAACGCTTCGCCCTGAACAGCGAGCGACTGGGACCGCTACCCCTGGTCAATCACTTCCTCGAGCGCATGGGGTTGCCGGCGCTGCTCGAGAAGTTCGTGCCCACCGCCGATCGACGCCGTGCCGTCAGCCACGCGCAGGCACTCGGCGTGCTGCTGCGCTCGATCCTGGTCGAGCGCGAGCCCGTCTATCGCCAGCAGGAGACCGTGCACGGCTTTGCACCGGGATGCTTCGGCATCGACGCGGCGCAGATGGCGCGGCTGACCGACGACCGGATCGGGCGCTCGCTCGATCGGCTCTTCGATGCCGATCGGGCGGCCCTGCTCACCGCGGTGGTGGTCGCGGTGGGGCAGCGCTTCGGGGTGACCTTCGAGCGGCTGCACAACGATTCGACCTCGATCGCCTTCTGCGGCCAGTACCGGGCGGCGACCGGCCGCGAGCTGCGCGGGTGCACCGCACCGGCGATCGCCTTCGGCTTTTCCAAGGACCACCGCCCGGATTTGCGCCAGCTGCTGTTCATCCTCACCGTCACCGCCGAGGGGGTTCCGGCGTCGTTTCGCTGCGCCGACGGCAATACCAGCGACTCGGTCACCCACGTCCAGACCTGGGAGGCATTGCGGGCGGTGGCCGGCCGCCGACTTCCTGCCACGTCGCCGATTCCAACGCCTGCTGTGCTCCTACGAGGACATGCGTCACATCGATGCCGCGGGCGGGCGTTTCGTTACCGTGATGCCACGCGCAGCCGCCAGGAGGATGCACGCTTTCGCCAGTGGATCCAGACCCATGACCCGGCCTGGGAACAAGTCTGGATCGGCCGAATACTCGGCACCGTGACGGACCACGGGACTGCTGGTACGTCTACCGCCAACCGTTGCCCTCGATGGAGGTCTGGCCGATCACCTGGTGTGGCACGCTGCTCTGGCGCTGCACCAGCGTGCCCGACGCGACCGCCAGCTCGCCGCGGCCAGCGAAGCGCTCGAACAGTTGCACCGGCGCCTGATCGCAACCCGCGCGCGGGGCTGCGGGTGCTGCCGAGATCGATCAGCGCGTGGCCGAGATCCTCGAGCAGTACCGGGTCACCCGCCACCTCAAGGTCAAACGCGTGGTGCGCGAGCGCAGCACAGCCAAGCAGGTCCGCCGTGGTCGTCCCTGGCCTGACACCGCGTACCGCAAGATCACCCGCCGGCGCTTCGACATCGAATGGTCGATCGACGCCGCCGCCGTGGCCTACGACCAGAAGAGCGATGGCATGTATCCGTTGCTCAGCAACGACCGGACCTCCCTCACCCCGCCCATGCTCGAGCCCCACAGGGCCAGCCCACCATCGAGAAGCGTTTCGAGCAGGTGAAGACCGTGCACGAGATCGCCCCGATCTTCCTCAAGAACGAAGGGCGCATCGAGGCCCCTGTTCACGCTGTACTTCCTGGCCCTGCTCGTGCGGCGCTCATCGAGCGTGA
- a CDS encoding IS66 family insertion sequence element accessory protein TnpB yields MGEGTKAVSVEVRGKSWQRHGEQAWRTMIERQRASGMSILAFCEREGVSRSSFGRWRALLAKGTSDVVAERTGAERAAVAAPRSGFVDAGMLRMGGVSEPVEMRLELGGGIVVTIRRG; encoded by the coding sequence ATGGGCGAAGGAACGAAGGCGGTATCGGTGGAGGTCAGAGGCAAGTCTTGGCAACGCCACGGCGAGCAGGCGTGGCGCACGATGATCGAGCGACAGCGGGCGAGCGGCATGAGCATCCTGGCCTTCTGCGAACGGGAGGGCGTGAGCCGCTCGAGCTTTGGACGTTGGCGAGCGCTGCTCGCGAAGGGCACGAGCGACGTGGTTGCGGAACGCACCGGCGCCGAACGTGCGGCGGTCGCGGCGCCGCGTAGTGGATTCGTCGACGCCGGAATGCTGCGCATGGGTGGCGTGTCCGAGCCCGTCGAGATGCGCCTGGAACTGGGAGGCGGAATCGTGGTGACGATCCGTCGTGGCTGA
- the tnpB gene encoding IS66 family insertion sequence element accessory protein TnpB, with the protein MFFPEGTVRVHVYGQPVDMRKSFDGLYALTRHALGLDPLSGALFVFINRRGSQVKVLYWDRSGFCIWGKRLERGCFVSDWSQMKSCEIDWTQFKLMLEGFVVTRQRLRYNVAKITHEAA; encoded by the coding sequence ATGTTCTTCCCCGAGGGCACGGTGCGCGTGCACGTCTACGGGCAGCCCGTGGATATGCGCAAATCGTTCGACGGACTGTACGCGCTGACCCGTCACGCGCTGGGGCTCGATCCACTGTCGGGCGCCCTGTTCGTGTTCATCAACCGGCGCGGTTCTCAGGTCAAGGTGCTGTACTGGGACCGCAGTGGATTTTGCATCTGGGGCAAGCGTCTGGAGCGTGGTTGCTTCGTGTCGGACTGGTCGCAGATGAAGAGTTGCGAGATCGACTGGACGCAGTTCAAGCTGATGCTCGAAGGCTTCGTTGTAACGCGACAACGACTGCGCTACAACGTGGCGAAAATCACGCACGAGGCTGCATGA